One window from the genome of Coturnix japonica isolate 7356 chromosome 21, Coturnix japonica 2.1, whole genome shotgun sequence encodes:
- the CLSTN1 gene encoding calsyntenin-1 isoform X2: protein MPPPARCLLLLLLLCGGAAAARVNKHKPWIETTYHGIVTENDNTVLLDPPLIALDKDAPLRFAGEICGFKIHGQNVPFEAVVVDKSTGEGIIRSKEKLDCELQKDYTFTIQAYDCGKGPDGANAKKSHKATVHIQVNDVNEYSPVFKEKSYKATVIEGKRYDNILKVEAVDADCSPQFSQICSYEIVTPDVPFAIDKDGYIKNTEKLSYGKEHQYKLTVTAYDCGKKRAAEDVLVKISIKPTCKPGWQGWSKRIEYEPGTGSLALFPSMRLDTCDEPITSIQATVELETNHIGKGCDRDTYSEKSIHRLCGAASGTAELLPSPSSAANWTIGLPTDNGHDSDQVFEFNGTQAVKIPDGVVTVNMKEPFMISVWMRHGPGTKEKETILCNSDKTDMNRHHYTLYVHNCRLVFLFRQDPSEGKTYKPAEFHWKLNQVCDKEWHHYVLNVEFPAVTLYVDGVSYDPFPVTEDYPLHPSKIETQLVVGACWQEYTGNENDNETLPETSAGGELRMAQFFRGNLAGLMIRSGKLENKKVIDCLYTCKEGLDLQIADGVGKGVKIHMNPSQSAVTIEGDDIDRVDKAMQHISYLNSRQFPTPGIRRLKITSTVKCFNEEACVSIPSVEGYVMVLQPEEPKISLSGINHFARSASEFESSEGISLFPELRIISTITREVEPDGDGDEDPTVQESLVSEEIMHNLDTCEVTVVGEELNQDQESLEIDMTRLQQKGIEMSSSNLGMIITGVDTMASYEEVLHLIRYRNWHTASLFDRKFKLVCSELNGRYVSNEFKVEVNVIHTANPVEHANHIAAQPQFVHPVHHTFVDLSGHNLANPHPFSVVPSTATVVIVVCVSFLVFMIILGVFRIRAAHQRTMRDQDTGKENEMDWDDSALTITVNPMETYEDQHSSEEEEEEEEEESEDGEEDDITSAESESSEEEEGEQEEDQQNVNRQQQLEWDDSTLSY, encoded by the exons ttAACAAGCATAAGCCATGGATTGAAACGACGTATCATGGGATAGTCACAGAAAATGATAACACAGTTCTTTTGGACCCCCCTTTAATAGCCCTGGACAAAGATGCACCTCTGCGTTTTGcag GTGAGATTTGTGGATTTAAAATTCATGGGCAAAATGTCCCCTTTGAAGCAGTGGTAGTGGATAAATCCACTGGTGAGGGAATAATACGCTCCAAAGAGAAACTCGACTGTGAACTGCAGAAGGACTACACGTTCACCATACAGGCCTATGACTGTGGGAAGGGACCAGATGGAGCAAATGCAAAGAAATCCCACAA AGCAACAGTACACATTCAGGTGAACGATGTTAATGAGTATTCTCCCGTGTTCAAAGAGAAATCATACAAGGCAACCGTTATTGAGGGGAAGAGGTATGATAACATCCTGAAAGTGGAAGCGGTGGATGCAGATTGTTCACCTCAGTTCAGCCAGATCTGCAGCTATGAAATCGTAACTCCGGATGTTCCTTTCGCTATTGACAAAGACG gttatataaaaaacacagaaaagttaAGCTATGGCAAAGAGCACCAGTATAAACTGACAGTAACTGCATATGACTGTGGGAAGAAGAGAGCTGCTGAAGATGTATTGGTTAAAATTAGTATTAAGCCTACATGCAAGCCTGGCTGGCAAG GTTGGAGCAAAAGAATAGAATATGAACCTGGTACTGGTTCTTTAGCACTCTTCCCAAGTATGCGTTTGGACACATGTGATGAGCCAATAACCTCAATTCAGGCAACAGTTGAGCTAGAAACCAATCATATTGGGAAAGGCTGCGATAGAGACACCTATTCTGAGAAATCCATTCACAGACTCTGTG GTGCAGCTTCTGGCACAGCTGAATTGCTTCCTTCTCCAAGTAGTGCTGCGAACTGGACGATAGGACTTCCTACTGATAATGGTCATGACAGTGACCAAGTCTTTGAGTTTAATGGCACACAGGCTGTGAAGATTCCAGATGGTGTTGTCACAGTCAATATGAAAGAACCCTTCATGATTTCAGTGTGGATGAGACATGGCCCTGGAAccaaagagaaagagacaaTTCTTTGCAATTCAGACAAGACAG ATATGAATCGACACCACTACACACTGTATGTGCACAACTGCCgccttgttttcctcttccgGCAAGATCCTTCAGAGGGAAAGACATACAAGCCTGCAGAATTCCACTGGAAGCTAAACCAA GTTTGTGACAAGGAATGGCACCATTACGTCCTCAATGTTGAATTTCCTGCAGTAACACTTTATGTAGATGGTGTTTCATACGATCCTTTCCCAGTGACTGAAGATTATCCACTTCATCCTTCGAAAATAGAAACTCAGCTGGTAGTTGGAGCATGCTGGCAAG AATATACAGGAAACGAAAATGACAATGAAACCCTGCCTGAGACCTCTGCAG GTGGTGAACTCCGCATGGCTCAGTTCTTCCGAGGCAATCTGGCAGGTTTGATGATTCGTTCTGgtaaactggaaaacaagaaagtgaTCGATTGCCTGTACACCTGCAAGGAAGGACTGGATTTGCAGATTGCTGATGGTGTTGGCAAAGGCGTGAAG ATCCACATGAACCCTAGTCAGTCAGCAGTGACCATAGAAGGGGATGATATTGACAGAGTTGATAAGGCCATGCAGCACATTTCCTATCTGAATTCTCGCCAATTCCCAACACCTGGAATCCGGAGGCTTAAAATCACCAGTACTGTCAA GTGTTTCAATGAAGAGGCCTGTGTCTCCATTCCTTCTGTGGAGGGATATGTAATGGTCTTGCAACCAGAGGAACCAAAAATCAGCCTGAGTGGCATCAACCATTTTGCCCGGTCTGCTTCAGAGTTTGAGAGTTCTGAGGGTATTTCCCTCTTCCCTGAGCTTCGTATAATAAGCACCATTACACGGGAGGTGGAACCAGACGGAGATGGGGATGAAGATCCTACAG TACAAGAATCTTTGGTTTCTGAAGAAATCATGCATAACCTGGATACGTGTGAGGTGACAGTGGTGGGAGAAGAATTAAATCAGGATCAGGAAAGCCTGGAGATTGACATGACACGATTACAGCAGAAAGGCATTGAGATGAGTAGTTCCAACCTTGGCATGATCATCACAG gAGTTGATACTATGGCCAGCTATGAAGAAGTTTTGCATCTGATACGCTACAGAAACTGGCACACCGCTTCTCTTTTTGACAGAAAGTTCAAATTGGTTTGTTCTGAGCTTAATGGTCGCTATGTCAGCAATGAGTTTAAAGTAGAG GTGAATGTTATCCACACAGCTAACCCTGTTGAACACGCTAATCACATAGCTGCACAGCCACAGTTTGTACACCCGGTGCACCACACGTTTGTTGATCTGTCTGGTCACAACCTGGCAAACCCTCATCCATTTTCAG ttGTGCCGAGTACAGCCACTGTTGTGATTGTAGTTTGTGTGAGTTTCCTGGTTTTTATGATTATTCTGGGAGTGTTCAGAATCCGAGCTGCACATCAGCGCACAATGCGTGACCAGGacactggaaaggaaaatgagatggACTGGGATGACTCTGCATTGACCATCACTGTGAATCCTATGGAA ACTTACGAGGatcagcacagcagtgaagaagaggaggaggaagaggaagaggaaagcgAAGATGGAGAAGAGGATGACATCACTAGTGCAGAGTCTGAAAGcagtgaggaagaggaaggcGAGCAGGAGGAGGACCAACAGAATGTTAATAGACAGCAACAGCTGGAATGGGATGACTCTACCCTCAGTTATTGA
- the CLSTN1 gene encoding calsyntenin-1 isoform X5: MPPPARCLLLLLLLCGGAAAARVNKHKPWIETTYHGIVTENDNTVLLDPPLIALDKDAPLRFAGEICGFKIHGQNVPFEAVVVDKSTGEGIIRSKEKLDCELQKDYTFTIQAYDCGKGPDGANAKKSHKATVHIQVNDVNEYSPVFKEKSYKATVIEGKRYDNILKVEAVDADCSPQFSQICSYEIVTPDVPFAIDKDGYIKNTEKLSYGKEHQYKLTVTAYDCGKKRAAEDVLVKISIKPTCKPGWQGWSKRIEYEPGTGSLALFPSMRLDTCDEPITSIQATVELETNHIGKGCDRDTYSEKSIHRLCGAASGTAELLPSPSSAANWTIGLPTDNGHDSDQVFEFNGTQAVKIPDGVVTVNMKEPFMISVWMRHGPGTKEKETILCNSDKTDMNRHHYTLYVHNCRLVFLFRQDPSEGKTYKPAEFHWKLNQVCDKEWHHYVLNVEFPAVTLYVDGVSYDPFPVTEDYPLHPSKIETQLVVGACWQGGELRMAQFFRGNLAGLMIRSGKLENKKVIDCLYTCKEGLDLQIADGVGKGVKIHMNPSQSAVTIEGDDIDRVDKAMQHISYLNSRQFPTPGIRRLKITSTVKCFNEEACVSIPSVEGYVMVLQPEEPKISLSGINHFARSASEFESSEGISLFPELRIISTITREVEPDGDGDEDPTVQESLVSEEIMHNLDTCEVTVVGEELNQDQESLEIDMTRLQQKGIEMSSSNLGMIITGVDTMASYEEVLHLIRYRNWHTASLFDRKFKLVCSELNGRYVSNEFKVEVNVIHTANPVEHANHIAAQPQFVHPVHHTFVDLSGHNLANPHPFSVVPSTATVVIVVCVSFLVFMIILGVFRIRAAHQRTMRDQDTGKENEMDWDDSALTITVNPMETYEDQHSSEEEEEEEEEESEDGEEDDITSAESESSEEEEGEQEEDQQNVNRQQQLEWDDSTLSY, translated from the exons ttAACAAGCATAAGCCATGGATTGAAACGACGTATCATGGGATAGTCACAGAAAATGATAACACAGTTCTTTTGGACCCCCCTTTAATAGCCCTGGACAAAGATGCACCTCTGCGTTTTGcag GTGAGATTTGTGGATTTAAAATTCATGGGCAAAATGTCCCCTTTGAAGCAGTGGTAGTGGATAAATCCACTGGTGAGGGAATAATACGCTCCAAAGAGAAACTCGACTGTGAACTGCAGAAGGACTACACGTTCACCATACAGGCCTATGACTGTGGGAAGGGACCAGATGGAGCAAATGCAAAGAAATCCCACAA AGCAACAGTACACATTCAGGTGAACGATGTTAATGAGTATTCTCCCGTGTTCAAAGAGAAATCATACAAGGCAACCGTTATTGAGGGGAAGAGGTATGATAACATCCTGAAAGTGGAAGCGGTGGATGCAGATTGTTCACCTCAGTTCAGCCAGATCTGCAGCTATGAAATCGTAACTCCGGATGTTCCTTTCGCTATTGACAAAGACG gttatataaaaaacacagaaaagttaAGCTATGGCAAAGAGCACCAGTATAAACTGACAGTAACTGCATATGACTGTGGGAAGAAGAGAGCTGCTGAAGATGTATTGGTTAAAATTAGTATTAAGCCTACATGCAAGCCTGGCTGGCAAG GTTGGAGCAAAAGAATAGAATATGAACCTGGTACTGGTTCTTTAGCACTCTTCCCAAGTATGCGTTTGGACACATGTGATGAGCCAATAACCTCAATTCAGGCAACAGTTGAGCTAGAAACCAATCATATTGGGAAAGGCTGCGATAGAGACACCTATTCTGAGAAATCCATTCACAGACTCTGTG GTGCAGCTTCTGGCACAGCTGAATTGCTTCCTTCTCCAAGTAGTGCTGCGAACTGGACGATAGGACTTCCTACTGATAATGGTCATGACAGTGACCAAGTCTTTGAGTTTAATGGCACACAGGCTGTGAAGATTCCAGATGGTGTTGTCACAGTCAATATGAAAGAACCCTTCATGATTTCAGTGTGGATGAGACATGGCCCTGGAAccaaagagaaagagacaaTTCTTTGCAATTCAGACAAGACAG ATATGAATCGACACCACTACACACTGTATGTGCACAACTGCCgccttgttttcctcttccgGCAAGATCCTTCAGAGGGAAAGACATACAAGCCTGCAGAATTCCACTGGAAGCTAAACCAA GTTTGTGACAAGGAATGGCACCATTACGTCCTCAATGTTGAATTTCCTGCAGTAACACTTTATGTAGATGGTGTTTCATACGATCCTTTCCCAGTGACTGAAGATTATCCACTTCATCCTTCGAAAATAGAAACTCAGCTGGTAGTTGGAGCATGCTGGCAAG GTGGTGAACTCCGCATGGCTCAGTTCTTCCGAGGCAATCTGGCAGGTTTGATGATTCGTTCTGgtaaactggaaaacaagaaagtgaTCGATTGCCTGTACACCTGCAAGGAAGGACTGGATTTGCAGATTGCTGATGGTGTTGGCAAAGGCGTGAAG ATCCACATGAACCCTAGTCAGTCAGCAGTGACCATAGAAGGGGATGATATTGACAGAGTTGATAAGGCCATGCAGCACATTTCCTATCTGAATTCTCGCCAATTCCCAACACCTGGAATCCGGAGGCTTAAAATCACCAGTACTGTCAA GTGTTTCAATGAAGAGGCCTGTGTCTCCATTCCTTCTGTGGAGGGATATGTAATGGTCTTGCAACCAGAGGAACCAAAAATCAGCCTGAGTGGCATCAACCATTTTGCCCGGTCTGCTTCAGAGTTTGAGAGTTCTGAGGGTATTTCCCTCTTCCCTGAGCTTCGTATAATAAGCACCATTACACGGGAGGTGGAACCAGACGGAGATGGGGATGAAGATCCTACAG TACAAGAATCTTTGGTTTCTGAAGAAATCATGCATAACCTGGATACGTGTGAGGTGACAGTGGTGGGAGAAGAATTAAATCAGGATCAGGAAAGCCTGGAGATTGACATGACACGATTACAGCAGAAAGGCATTGAGATGAGTAGTTCCAACCTTGGCATGATCATCACAG gAGTTGATACTATGGCCAGCTATGAAGAAGTTTTGCATCTGATACGCTACAGAAACTGGCACACCGCTTCTCTTTTTGACAGAAAGTTCAAATTGGTTTGTTCTGAGCTTAATGGTCGCTATGTCAGCAATGAGTTTAAAGTAGAG GTGAATGTTATCCACACAGCTAACCCTGTTGAACACGCTAATCACATAGCTGCACAGCCACAGTTTGTACACCCGGTGCACCACACGTTTGTTGATCTGTCTGGTCACAACCTGGCAAACCCTCATCCATTTTCAG ttGTGCCGAGTACAGCCACTGTTGTGATTGTAGTTTGTGTGAGTTTCCTGGTTTTTATGATTATTCTGGGAGTGTTCAGAATCCGAGCTGCACATCAGCGCACAATGCGTGACCAGGacactggaaaggaaaatgagatggACTGGGATGACTCTGCATTGACCATCACTGTGAATCCTATGGAA ACTTACGAGGatcagcacagcagtgaagaagaggaggaggaagaggaagaggaaagcgAAGATGGAGAAGAGGATGACATCACTAGTGCAGAGTCTGAAAGcagtgaggaagaggaaggcGAGCAGGAGGAGGACCAACAGAATGTTAATAGACAGCAACAGCTGGAATGGGATGACTCTACCCTCAGTTATTGA
- the CLSTN1 gene encoding calsyntenin-1 isoform X4: MAFNKHKPWIETTYHGIVTENDNTVLLDPPLIALDKDAPLRFAESFEVTVTKEGEICGFKIHGQNVPFEAVVVDKSTGEGIIRSKEKLDCELQKDYTFTIQAYDCGKGPDGANAKKSHKATVHIQVNDVNEYSPVFKEKSYKATVIEGKRYDNILKVEAVDADCSPQFSQICSYEIVTPDVPFAIDKDGYIKNTEKLSYGKEHQYKLTVTAYDCGKKRAAEDVLVKISIKPTCKPGWQGWSKRIEYEPGTGSLALFPSMRLDTCDEPITSIQATVELETNHIGKGCDRDTYSEKSIHRLCGAASGTAELLPSPSSAANWTIGLPTDNGHDSDQVFEFNGTQAVKIPDGVVTVNMKEPFMISVWMRHGPGTKEKETILCNSDKTDMNRHHYTLYVHNCRLVFLFRQDPSEGKTYKPAEFHWKLNQVCDKEWHHYVLNVEFPAVTLYVDGVSYDPFPVTEDYPLHPSKIETQLVVGACWQEYTGNENDNETLPETSAGGELRMAQFFRGNLAGLMIRSGKLENKKVIDCLYTCKEGLDLQIADGVGKGVKIHMNPSQSAVTIEGDDIDRVDKAMQHISYLNSRQFPTPGIRRLKITSTVKCFNEEACVSIPSVEGYVMVLQPEEPKISLSGINHFARSASEFESSEGISLFPELRIISTITREVEPDGDGDEDPTVQESLVSEEIMHNLDTCEVTVVGEELNQDQESLEIDMTRLQQKGIEMSSSNLGMIITGVDTMASYEEVLHLIRYRNWHTASLFDRKFKLVCSELNGRYVSNEFKVEVNVIHTANPVEHANHIAAQPQFVHPVHHTFVDLSGHNLANPHPFSVVPSTATVVIVVCVSFLVFMIILGVFRIRAAHQRTMRDQDTGKENEMDWDDSALTITVNPMETYEDQHSSEEEEEEEEEESEDGEEDDITSAESESSEEEEGEQEEDQQNVNRQQQLEWDDSTLSY, encoded by the exons ttAACAAGCATAAGCCATGGATTGAAACGACGTATCATGGGATAGTCACAGAAAATGATAACACAGTTCTTTTGGACCCCCCTTTAATAGCCCTGGACAAAGATGCACCTCTGCGTTTTGcag agAGTTTTGAGGTGACAGTCACCAAAGAAG GTGAGATTTGTGGATTTAAAATTCATGGGCAAAATGTCCCCTTTGAAGCAGTGGTAGTGGATAAATCCACTGGTGAGGGAATAATACGCTCCAAAGAGAAACTCGACTGTGAACTGCAGAAGGACTACACGTTCACCATACAGGCCTATGACTGTGGGAAGGGACCAGATGGAGCAAATGCAAAGAAATCCCACAA AGCAACAGTACACATTCAGGTGAACGATGTTAATGAGTATTCTCCCGTGTTCAAAGAGAAATCATACAAGGCAACCGTTATTGAGGGGAAGAGGTATGATAACATCCTGAAAGTGGAAGCGGTGGATGCAGATTGTTCACCTCAGTTCAGCCAGATCTGCAGCTATGAAATCGTAACTCCGGATGTTCCTTTCGCTATTGACAAAGACG gttatataaaaaacacagaaaagttaAGCTATGGCAAAGAGCACCAGTATAAACTGACAGTAACTGCATATGACTGTGGGAAGAAGAGAGCTGCTGAAGATGTATTGGTTAAAATTAGTATTAAGCCTACATGCAAGCCTGGCTGGCAAG GTTGGAGCAAAAGAATAGAATATGAACCTGGTACTGGTTCTTTAGCACTCTTCCCAAGTATGCGTTTGGACACATGTGATGAGCCAATAACCTCAATTCAGGCAACAGTTGAGCTAGAAACCAATCATATTGGGAAAGGCTGCGATAGAGACACCTATTCTGAGAAATCCATTCACAGACTCTGTG GTGCAGCTTCTGGCACAGCTGAATTGCTTCCTTCTCCAAGTAGTGCTGCGAACTGGACGATAGGACTTCCTACTGATAATGGTCATGACAGTGACCAAGTCTTTGAGTTTAATGGCACACAGGCTGTGAAGATTCCAGATGGTGTTGTCACAGTCAATATGAAAGAACCCTTCATGATTTCAGTGTGGATGAGACATGGCCCTGGAAccaaagagaaagagacaaTTCTTTGCAATTCAGACAAGACAG ATATGAATCGACACCACTACACACTGTATGTGCACAACTGCCgccttgttttcctcttccgGCAAGATCCTTCAGAGGGAAAGACATACAAGCCTGCAGAATTCCACTGGAAGCTAAACCAA GTTTGTGACAAGGAATGGCACCATTACGTCCTCAATGTTGAATTTCCTGCAGTAACACTTTATGTAGATGGTGTTTCATACGATCCTTTCCCAGTGACTGAAGATTATCCACTTCATCCTTCGAAAATAGAAACTCAGCTGGTAGTTGGAGCATGCTGGCAAG AATATACAGGAAACGAAAATGACAATGAAACCCTGCCTGAGACCTCTGCAG GTGGTGAACTCCGCATGGCTCAGTTCTTCCGAGGCAATCTGGCAGGTTTGATGATTCGTTCTGgtaaactggaaaacaagaaagtgaTCGATTGCCTGTACACCTGCAAGGAAGGACTGGATTTGCAGATTGCTGATGGTGTTGGCAAAGGCGTGAAG ATCCACATGAACCCTAGTCAGTCAGCAGTGACCATAGAAGGGGATGATATTGACAGAGTTGATAAGGCCATGCAGCACATTTCCTATCTGAATTCTCGCCAATTCCCAACACCTGGAATCCGGAGGCTTAAAATCACCAGTACTGTCAA GTGTTTCAATGAAGAGGCCTGTGTCTCCATTCCTTCTGTGGAGGGATATGTAATGGTCTTGCAACCAGAGGAACCAAAAATCAGCCTGAGTGGCATCAACCATTTTGCCCGGTCTGCTTCAGAGTTTGAGAGTTCTGAGGGTATTTCCCTCTTCCCTGAGCTTCGTATAATAAGCACCATTACACGGGAGGTGGAACCAGACGGAGATGGGGATGAAGATCCTACAG TACAAGAATCTTTGGTTTCTGAAGAAATCATGCATAACCTGGATACGTGTGAGGTGACAGTGGTGGGAGAAGAATTAAATCAGGATCAGGAAAGCCTGGAGATTGACATGACACGATTACAGCAGAAAGGCATTGAGATGAGTAGTTCCAACCTTGGCATGATCATCACAG gAGTTGATACTATGGCCAGCTATGAAGAAGTTTTGCATCTGATACGCTACAGAAACTGGCACACCGCTTCTCTTTTTGACAGAAAGTTCAAATTGGTTTGTTCTGAGCTTAATGGTCGCTATGTCAGCAATGAGTTTAAAGTAGAG GTGAATGTTATCCACACAGCTAACCCTGTTGAACACGCTAATCACATAGCTGCACAGCCACAGTTTGTACACCCGGTGCACCACACGTTTGTTGATCTGTCTGGTCACAACCTGGCAAACCCTCATCCATTTTCAG ttGTGCCGAGTACAGCCACTGTTGTGATTGTAGTTTGTGTGAGTTTCCTGGTTTTTATGATTATTCTGGGAGTGTTCAGAATCCGAGCTGCACATCAGCGCACAATGCGTGACCAGGacactggaaaggaaaatgagatggACTGGGATGACTCTGCATTGACCATCACTGTGAATCCTATGGAA ACTTACGAGGatcagcacagcagtgaagaagaggaggaggaagaggaagaggaaagcgAAGATGGAGAAGAGGATGACATCACTAGTGCAGAGTCTGAAAGcagtgaggaagaggaaggcGAGCAGGAGGAGGACCAACAGAATGTTAATAGACAGCAACAGCTGGAATGGGATGACTCTACCCTCAGTTATTGA